From a region of the Pseudanabaena sp. FACHB-2040 genome:
- a CDS encoding HEPN domain-containing protein, translated as MKNNLPDNEKRQELKRIWNDTLSRPQNYFRDPEELRSSDLVEIIERQIEISPGETFYFNDASKKGIRDMASILSAIPEANRSSSFDNIYKSIRDEIKTKVLSPAESKKDLLYDDIEASILNRIFSSIKNYSYYFPINGLIVRKGIRIDLGAIQIFEFDLDEINHLLAQDQKVTEENEKVYRGYLEKGFLGRTCIKCSWVGDEIFSQKFARFRIEETINYLRYVICLYSHASIHDEDVPRITLSSEAFVDAGCFLVKEHDNNRLSFHWGPKRTNIRGQHFLLDEHRISQLEEGAYYNLITQLLNNIERKEVEDCVMKAINWVGEAQNDFNSDASFFKFWTALECVFPKKYYPGKKSRTFIIARGVSILLTDLGGYSFIKGDDKILAVYRSVCMLYQKRGDLVHDGLRNGVSKAELAEMCKLTCWTILSLLHLIECGVTQRIDINQEVTRRFGDLPPKIKEQCIEASSKKST; from the coding sequence ATGAAAAACAATCTTCCCGATAACGAAAAAAGGCAGGAACTGAAACGAATCTGGAATGATACTTTGTCAAGACCACAAAACTACTTCAGGGATCCCGAAGAGCTAAGAAGTAGTGACCTTGTAGAAATCATTGAAAGGCAAATAGAAATCAGCCCTGGAGAAACTTTTTACTTTAATGATGCTTCTAAGAAAGGAATCAGAGACATGGCGTCTATTTTGTCAGCGATTCCTGAGGCGAACAGATCTTCGAGCTTTGACAATATTTATAAATCAATTAGGGATGAAATAAAGACCAAAGTTTTATCGCCTGCAGAATCTAAGAAGGATTTATTGTACGACGATATTGAAGCTTCTATACTTAATCGAATCTTTTCGAGCATAAAAAACTACTCATATTACTTCCCCATTAATGGATTAATCGTCCGAAAAGGAATAAGAATTGACTTGGGAGCTATTCAAATATTTGAATTTGATTTAGATGAAATAAATCATCTTCTTGCCCAAGATCAAAAAGTGACAGAGGAAAATGAGAAAGTGTATAGAGGATATCTAGAGAAGGGTTTTTTGGGGAGGACATGCATTAAGTGCTCATGGGTTGGCGATGAAATATTCTCACAAAAATTTGCCCGGTTCAGAATCGAAGAAACTATAAATTATTTAAGATACGTCATTTGCCTTTATTCTCATGCAAGTATCCATGATGAGGATGTTCCAAGAATTACTCTTAGCTCCGAAGCGTTTGTCGATGCAGGTTGTTTCTTAGTCAAAGAACATGACAACAACAGATTATCTTTTCATTGGGGACCTAAAAGAACAAACATCCGAGGGCAACATTTTCTACTGGATGAGCACAGGATTAGTCAATTAGAAGAAGGTGCTTACTATAACTTGATTACCCAGCTTCTCAACAATATAGAGAGAAAAGAGGTAGAAGATTGTGTAATGAAAGCAATCAACTGGGTGGGTGAAGCACAAAATGATTTCAATTCTGATGCCTCCTTCTTTAAGTTTTGGACAGCTTTAGAATGTGTATTTCCTAAGAAATATTACCCTGGGAAGAAATCCAGGACTTTTATCATTGCGAGAGGCGTTTCCATACTGTTAACTGATTTAGGAGGATACAGTTTTATTAAAGGTGATGACAAGATTCTTGCTGTATACCGGTCGGTTTGCATGCTTTATCAAAAACGGGGGGACTTAGTACATGACGGCCTAAGAAATGGAGTGAGCAAAGCTGAACTCGCGGAAATGTGTAAGTTGACTTGCTGGACAATTCTCTCTTTGCTTCACCTTATAGAATGTGGGGTCACTCAAAGAATTGACATAAATCAAGAAGTCACTCGGCGTTTTGGGGATTTGCCTCCAAAAATTAAGGAGCAGTGCATAGAAGCTAGTAGTAAAAAAAGTACTTGA